Proteins from a genomic interval of Sulfurimonas sp. HSL3-2:
- a CDS encoding ATP-binding cassette domain-containing protein — translation MKEQVLHVKDLTFGYSKDKQLYNDFSLSLHVGEIKAIVGESGAGKSTLFELILGNLKPYHGEITAMRVSQVFQDPYSSFHPSYKIIDQIKDVADTEGIQVYLDTMNLEMMQLQKLPHELSGGQLQRASIVRALLMKPKLLLLDEPTSALDNVIQLDVMKMLLTQLPNMGMLLITHELELASWCADEVIKIS, via the coding sequence TACAGCAAAGATAAACAGCTTTATAATGATTTTTCTTTATCTTTACATGTAGGCGAGATAAAGGCGATCGTAGGAGAGAGCGGGGCAGGAAAGTCCACTCTTTTTGAGCTGATCCTCGGAAATCTAAAGCCTTATCATGGAGAGATCACAGCTATGCGTGTCTCACAGGTGTTTCAAGACCCCTACAGCTCTTTTCATCCAAGTTATAAGATCATTGACCAGATAAAAGATGTAGCAGATACAGAGGGGATCCAGGTATATTTAGACACGATGAACCTAGAGATGATGCAGCTGCAAAAACTTCCGCATGAGCTTTCAGGCGGACAGCTTCAGCGTGCTTCGATAGTAAGAGCACTTTTGATGAAGCCAAAACTTCTGCTTTTGGATGAGCCGACGTCGGCGCTTGATAATGTGATCCAGTTAGATGTCATGAAGATGCTTTTAACACAGCTGCCAAATATGGGGATGCTTTTGATCACTCACGAGCTTGAACTGGCTTCGTGGTGTGCAGATGAGGTCATAAAGATCAGTTAG
- the crcB gene encoding fluoride efflux transporter CrcB gives MSWQTILAIGSGGFIGAVLRSYLNGVISHRVPHDLPYGTLGVNLIGSFIMGILVAYFMYTTFFSLHVKSFLSTGILGALTTYSTFAIESFMLLEGGSIGLALINMGLNAVGTVFMAGGGFYLAKYFIHTAN, from the coding sequence ATGAGTTGGCAAACAATACTGGCAATAGGTAGCGGCGGCTTTATCGGAGCTGTCCTGCGTTCATATCTAAACGGAGTCATCTCTCACAGAGTGCCTCACGATCTGCCTTACGGGACACTTGGCGTAAACCTCATAGGAAGTTTCATTATGGGCATTCTTGTGGCTTACTTTATGTACACCACATTTTTTTCTTTACATGTAAAGAGTTTTCTTTCAACAGGGATACTCGGAGCGCTTACGACCTACTCTACATTTGCGATAGAGAGTTTTATGCTTTTAGAGGGTGGGAGTATCGGTCTGGCACTTATAAATATGGGACTTAATGCTGTTGGTACAGTCTTTATGGCAGGCGGGGGATTCTACTTAGCAAAGTATTTCATACACACTGCTAACTGA
- a CDS encoding lysophospholipid acyltransferase family protein, whose protein sequence is MKIFARISWAYATFIIFTAMALMIAIFKLVPKPKAQKIASRFIQLFTFWSYEKVGKEDPQAQMFLINHQSDLDIALMELLSPRDLAWVAKKELFDIPFFGLTLRLPEDIPIERESKSSLVKLLKASKDRLDKGRVITIFPEGTRTTAGKMLKFKPGAKIVADKYALRVQPVVFIATSSCYNIKKYYYRPKKIKAIFLDSFVADKNDPEWLNDLRTKMQKVYDDELANNTGNR, encoded by the coding sequence ATGAAGATATTTGCTCGAATTAGTTGGGCATACGCCACTTTCATAATATTTACCGCTATGGCATTGATGATAGCGATATTTAAACTTGTTCCAAAACCAAAAGCTCAAAAGATAGCTTCAAGATTTATACAACTTTTTACGTTTTGGTCTTATGAAAAAGTCGGTAAAGAGGATCCGCAGGCTCAGATGTTTCTTATCAACCATCAAAGTGACCTCGATATCGCCTTAATGGAGCTGTTAAGCCCAAGAGATCTGGCGTGGGTAGCAAAAAAAGAACTTTTTGACATACCGTTTTTCGGACTTACACTTCGTCTTCCTGAAGATATTCCCATAGAACGCGAAAGTAAAAGCTCACTTGTCAAACTTCTAAAAGCAAGTAAAGACAGACTTGACAAAGGAAGGGTAATAACGATCTTTCCTGAAGGCACAAGGACGACAGCAGGGAAGATGCTCAAGTTTAAGCCCGGCGCAAAGATAGTAGCTGATAAATATGCACTACGCGTTCAGCCTGTGGTCTTTATCGCGACATCATCGTGCTACAATATAAAAAAGTATTACTACAGGCCAAAGAAGATCAAAGCGATATTTTTAGATTCGTTTGTAGCTGATAAAAATGATCCTGAGTGGCTGAATGATCTAAGAACTAAGATGCAAAAGGTGTACGATGATGAGTTGGCAAACAATACTGGCAATAGGTAG
- the purQ gene encoding phosphoribosylformylglycinamidine synthase I produces MKVAILQFPGTNCEYDTVYAFKKLGADTEVVWHKEESLPADTDLVVVAGGFSYGDYLRSGAIAKFSPIMKAVKEYANKGGKVLGICNGFQVLTESRLLPGALKRNDKLHFISRHHHLKVVSNDNTFLEKLNVDDVVNVPIAHHDGNYYIDEEGLKELYANNQVLLKYTDANGEISNPNGSVDSIAGICNKEKNVFGLMPHPERAMEVLLGSDDGVKMLEGFLSA; encoded by the coding sequence ATGAAAGTAGCGATACTGCAATTTCCGGGAACGAACTGTGAATATGACACAGTTTATGCATTTAAAAAACTGGGTGCCGATACAGAAGTTGTCTGGCATAAAGAGGAATCTCTTCCTGCTGATACAGACCTAGTAGTCGTTGCCGGGGGATTTAGTTACGGAGATTATCTAAGAAGCGGTGCTATCGCTAAGTTTTCTCCTATTATGAAAGCTGTCAAAGAGTATGCTAACAAGGGTGGGAAAGTCCTGGGGATCTGTAACGGATTTCAAGTCTTAACAGAGTCTAGACTGCTTCCTGGCGCATTAAAGAGAAATGACAAACTTCACTTTATCTCTCGTCACCACCATCTAAAGGTCGTATCTAACGATAATACCTTCTTGGAAAAACTAAATGTAGATGATGTCGTAAATGTTCCGATCGCTCACCACGACGGAAACTACTACATAGATGAAGAGGGTCTAAAAGAGCTTTATGCAAACAACCAGGTTCTTTTAAAATATACTGATGCAAACGGTGAGATCTCAAATCCTAACGGTTCTGTTGATTCTATCGCAGGAATCTGTAACAAAGAGAAAAACGTATTTGGTCTTATGCCTCACCCTGAACGTGCAATGGAAGTACTTCTTGGAAGTGACGACGGAGTAAAAATGCTAGAGGGATTTTTAAGCGCGTGA